In the Streptomyces sp. BHT-5-2 genome, one interval contains:
- a CDS encoding MetQ/NlpA family ABC transporter substrate-binding protein: MRNTIKITAAIAAASAVALGASACSAPSDTSASSDKNAPLVIAASPTPHATILDYVKEKLAPQAGLKLVVKTFNDYKLPNKVTDDGEVDANFFQHKPFLDTYNKENGTHIVPVVNVEIEPLGVYSKKIHKLSELKPGSTVSVPNDPSNEGRALKLLADNGVITLKPGVGSDATLTDVKDNKGIKITELEAAQTAPHLTDVDAAVINGNFAVGAKLKPSTDALALEKAKGNPYANFLAVKQGKENDPRIKKLAQLLNSDEVKKFIENTYKDGSVIPAFGPVKS, from the coding sequence GTGCGCAACACCATCAAGATCACCGCGGCCATAGCCGCCGCCTCCGCCGTCGCCCTCGGCGCGAGCGCGTGCAGCGCCCCCTCCGACACCTCCGCGAGCAGCGACAAGAACGCCCCGCTCGTCATCGCCGCCAGCCCCACCCCGCACGCCACGATCCTCGACTACGTCAAGGAGAAGCTGGCGCCGCAGGCGGGCCTCAAGCTGGTCGTGAAGACCTTCAACGACTACAAGCTGCCCAACAAGGTCACCGACGACGGCGAGGTCGACGCCAACTTCTTCCAGCACAAGCCGTTCCTGGACACCTACAACAAGGAGAACGGCACCCACATCGTCCCGGTCGTCAACGTCGAGATCGAGCCGCTGGGGGTCTATTCCAAGAAGATCCACAAGCTCTCCGAGCTCAAGCCCGGCTCCACCGTCTCGGTCCCCAACGACCCGTCCAACGAGGGCCGCGCGCTCAAGCTGCTCGCCGACAACGGCGTCATCACCCTCAAGCCGGGCGTCGGCTCCGACGCCACGCTGACCGACGTCAAGGACAACAAGGGCATCAAGATCACCGAGCTGGAGGCCGCCCAGACCGCGCCCCACCTCACCGACGTCGACGCCGCCGTCATCAACGGCAACTTCGCCGTCGGCGCCAAGCTCAAGCCCTCCACCGACGCGCTGGCCCTGGAGAAGGCGAAGGGCAACCCCTACGCCAACTTCCTCGCCGTCAAGCAGGGCAAGGAGAACGACCCCCGGATCAAGAAGCTCGCCCAGCTCCTCAACTCCGACGAGGTCAAGAAGTTCATCGAGAACACCTACAAGGACGGCTCGGTCATCCCGGCCTTCGGCCCGGTCAAGAGCTGA
- the cobT gene encoding nicotinate-nucleotide--dimethylbenzimidazole phosphoribosyltransferase, with the protein MTDTGQVPGQGQPENAGGHRGQPQAVPTPADAGPTQQPGEYPYLGPADGTVEDDDLLMPGAQGAWSEQGAQQPPQPAQPQAVPPQQSAPFDPAAGHAPAGDHETGGRDSGSVDLGAVRAQQPVVPQQARAHGAAAPRRPLHMGPPVPEATGGVVRSLADRGPAEAPQQAARQPAPPAAGPEYLDVPLPDEQTDAVPTDAARPVAPQPVGAPPVDAAAAAVQAQAAPAQPHPEAVAPAAVRQEQQPVAMPYGRQPYEGQTYAEQSYGAAGQGPLPGPQLGEIPSHTPAQAQPWGGTPVQAAVPVAEPTAVPAAPVPEAGAEAVVPEARPPAQDGAPPAEQPPAGLPTDQAPAGQPRPAAAPAEGTVADEAVAPAAPVAAAVAEPGEPVQEAAAQAPAPEAPAERPQPVDVVATEAATTEAAATPAAEAAVRQPAPEQAVAPDAAVAQPAAEAPAPAQDVPEAAPAQPEAPAQEDAPATPEAAGRQPEQAAAPAEAVQSPQDTAQPADAQPAPDAPAQAPAADQPQAATPAVQPAAPEAAPAAPEAPAVQPEQPVAVQPAAEEPAAEPQPAEAAVIAPAEGTTAPAAEHAPADAATAPQAADAPPAPAEAPQQPVIEAETQPQDTGAPQAAAPEDAEAPQPAPEAEAPQPAPEGEQPAPAAADAQEHAAEPAEAPAPPAAEEAPVHPEAATPQIPAQATAEPVPAPQESAADPAPQAPAATDAAPAEADALPHQQDDAQFVEHAEGDDAHPAESPAAEPAPTTAPAPGYDDSERAAVHRVIRERRDIRNGFRPDPIPNDVLLRVLEAAHTAPSVGHSQPWDFVVIRSDETRAKMHELAMRQRDAYAKSLPKARAKQFRELKIEAILETPVNIVVTADPTRGGRHTLGRHTQPQMAPYSSALAVENLWLAARAEGLGVGWVSFFDEREMVRELGLPEHLEIVAYLCVGYVDEFPDEPELLQAGWSKRRPLSWVVHEETYGRRALPGEDPHDLVQETLAGIRPLDAKALGEAWERQKRMTKPAGALGMLEIISAQLCGLSRKCPPPIPEPAAVAIFAGDHGVHAQGVTPWPQEVTGQMVANFLGGGAVCNAFANQVGAEVCVVDVGVAGDLPATPGLLPRKVRPGTADFTQGPAMTQDEALKAIEVGIETARDLVAAGNKALLTGEMGIANTTSSAALIAVYTGVDPAEVTGRGTGINDETHARKVEVVRRALEFHQPDPADPITVLAALGGLEHAAMIGLILGGASLRTPVILDGVSAGAAALVARAIAPEALAACIAGHRSAEPGHVAALNKLGLRPLVDLDLRLGEGTGALLALPVVQSAARAMHEVATFDSAGVTEKS; encoded by the coding sequence ATGACCGACACCGGCCAGGTCCCGGGTCAGGGACAGCCGGAGAACGCAGGCGGACACCGCGGGCAGCCGCAGGCCGTTCCCACCCCTGCCGACGCCGGACCCACCCAGCAACCGGGCGAGTACCCCTACCTCGGCCCGGCCGACGGCACCGTCGAGGACGACGACCTGCTGATGCCCGGCGCCCAGGGCGCCTGGAGCGAACAGGGCGCCCAGCAGCCGCCGCAGCCCGCCCAGCCGCAGGCCGTACCGCCGCAGCAGAGTGCGCCGTTCGACCCCGCCGCCGGCCACGCCCCGGCCGGCGACCACGAGACCGGCGGCCGGGACTCCGGTTCCGTCGACCTCGGCGCCGTCCGTGCCCAGCAGCCGGTCGTCCCCCAGCAGGCGCGCGCCCACGGTGCGGCCGCCCCGCGCCGCCCGCTCCACATGGGCCCGCCGGTCCCCGAGGCGACCGGCGGCGTGGTGCGTTCGCTGGCCGACCGGGGGCCCGCCGAGGCGCCCCAGCAGGCCGCCCGGCAGCCCGCCCCGCCGGCCGCTGGCCCCGAATACCTCGACGTCCCGCTCCCCGACGAGCAGACCGACGCCGTGCCGACCGACGCCGCCCGGCCGGTCGCGCCGCAGCCCGTCGGCGCACCGCCGGTCGACGCCGCGGCCGCCGCGGTGCAGGCCCAGGCCGCCCCCGCCCAGCCGCACCCCGAGGCCGTCGCCCCGGCGGCCGTGCGGCAGGAGCAGCAGCCCGTGGCGATGCCGTACGGCCGGCAGCCCTACGAAGGCCAGACGTACGCCGAGCAGTCCTACGGGGCCGCCGGCCAGGGCCCGTTGCCGGGCCCGCAGCTGGGCGAGATCCCGTCCCACACGCCGGCCCAGGCGCAGCCGTGGGGCGGCACACCCGTCCAGGCCGCGGTGCCCGTCGCGGAGCCGACCGCCGTGCCGGCCGCCCCGGTCCCCGAGGCCGGCGCGGAAGCGGTCGTGCCGGAGGCCCGGCCGCCCGCCCAGGACGGCGCACCGCCCGCCGAGCAGCCGCCCGCCGGACTGCCCACCGACCAGGCACCGGCCGGGCAGCCGCGGCCCGCGGCGGCGCCCGCCGAGGGCACGGTGGCCGACGAGGCCGTCGCCCCTGCCGCTCCCGTAGCCGCCGCTGTCGCGGAGCCGGGCGAGCCCGTCCAGGAGGCCGCGGCCCAGGCTCCGGCGCCGGAGGCCCCGGCCGAGCGGCCGCAGCCCGTCGACGTGGTGGCCACCGAGGCCGCGACGACCGAGGCCGCGGCAACTCCTGCCGCGGAGGCGGCCGTCCGGCAGCCCGCGCCCGAGCAGGCCGTCGCTCCGGACGCCGCGGTCGCGCAGCCGGCCGCCGAAGCCCCCGCCCCGGCCCAGGACGTCCCCGAGGCCGCGCCCGCGCAGCCCGAGGCGCCGGCGCAGGAGGACGCTCCCGCGACCCCCGAGGCCGCCGGCCGGCAGCCGGAGCAGGCGGCGGCCCCCGCAGAGGCGGTCCAGTCCCCGCAGGACACGGCCCAGCCCGCTGATGCTCAGCCGGCGCCCGACGCCCCGGCTCAGGCCCCGGCGGCGGACCAGCCGCAGGCCGCGACCCCCGCCGTACAGCCCGCCGCCCCCGAGGCCGCCCCGGCCGCCCCCGAGGCGCCGGCGGTGCAGCCCGAGCAGCCCGTCGCGGTCCAGCCCGCCGCCGAGGAGCCGGCCGCCGAGCCGCAGCCCGCCGAGGCCGCCGTGATCGCCCCGGCCGAGGGCACCACCGCCCCCGCAGCCGAGCACGCCCCCGCCGACGCCGCCACCGCCCCGCAGGCCGCCGACGCCCCGCCGGCCCCGGCGGAGGCGCCCCAGCAGCCCGTCATAGAGGCGGAGACGCAGCCGCAGGACACCGGAGCCCCGCAGGCCGCCGCTCCCGAGGACGCCGAGGCCCCGCAGCCCGCCCCGGAGGCGGAGGCCCCGCAGCCCGCCCCCGAGGGCGAGCAGCCCGCGCCTGCCGCCGCCGACGCCCAGGAGCACGCCGCCGAGCCGGCCGAGGCCCCGGCCCCGCCGGCCGCCGAGGAGGCCCCCGTCCACCCCGAGGCGGCGACCCCGCAGATCCCCGCCCAGGCGACCGCCGAGCCGGTGCCCGCCCCGCAGGAGTCCGCCGCCGACCCGGCACCGCAGGCCCCCGCGGCCACCGACGCCGCCCCGGCCGAGGCCGACGCCCTCCCGCACCAGCAGGACGACGCCCAGTTCGTCGAGCACGCCGAGGGCGACGACGCACACCCGGCCGAGTCCCCCGCCGCCGAGCCCGCGCCCACGACGGCCCCCGCGCCCGGCTACGACGACTCCGAGCGCGCCGCCGTCCACCGCGTCATCCGCGAACGCCGCGACATCCGCAACGGCTTCCGCCCCGACCCGATCCCCAACGACGTCCTGCTGCGCGTCCTGGAGGCGGCCCACACCGCCCCCAGCGTCGGCCACTCCCAGCCCTGGGACTTCGTCGTCATCCGGTCGGACGAGACCCGCGCCAAGATGCACGAGCTGGCCATGCGGCAGCGCGACGCCTACGCCAAGTCGCTGCCCAAGGCCCGCGCCAAGCAGTTCCGCGAGCTGAAGATCGAGGCCATCCTCGAAACGCCGGTGAACATCGTCGTCACCGCCGACCCCACCCGCGGCGGCCGGCACACCCTCGGCCGGCACACCCAGCCGCAGATGGCCCCGTACTCCTCCGCGCTCGCCGTCGAGAACCTCTGGCTGGCCGCCCGCGCCGAGGGCCTGGGCGTCGGCTGGGTCAGCTTCTTCGACGAGCGCGAGATGGTCCGCGAACTGGGCCTGCCCGAACACCTGGAGATCGTCGCCTACCTCTGCGTCGGCTACGTCGACGAGTTCCCGGACGAGCCCGAGCTGCTCCAGGCCGGCTGGTCCAAGCGCCGCCCGCTCTCCTGGGTCGTCCACGAGGAGACCTACGGCCGCCGCGCCCTGCCCGGCGAGGACCCGCACGACCTCGTCCAGGAGACCCTCGCCGGCATCCGCCCGCTGGACGCCAAGGCGCTCGGCGAGGCGTGGGAGCGGCAGAAGCGGATGACCAAGCCGGCCGGCGCGCTGGGCATGCTGGAGATCATCTCCGCGCAGCTGTGCGGCCTGTCCCGGAAGTGCCCGCCGCCCATCCCGGAGCCGGCCGCGGTCGCGATCTTCGCCGGCGACCACGGTGTGCACGCCCAGGGCGTGACCCCCTGGCCCCAGGAGGTCACCGGCCAGATGGTCGCCAACTTCCTGGGCGGGGGAGCGGTCTGCAACGCCTTCGCCAACCAGGTCGGCGCCGAGGTCTGCGTGGTCGACGTCGGCGTGGCCGGCGACCTGCCCGCCACCCCCGGCCTGCTGCCCCGCAAGGTCCGCCCCGGCACCGCCGACTTCACCCAGGGCCCGGCGATGACCCAGGACGAGGCCCTCAAGGCCATCGAGGTCGGCATCGAGACCGCCCGGGACCTCGTCGCGGCCGGCAACAAGGCGCTGCTGACGGGCGAGATGGGCATCGCCAACACCACCTCCTCGGCCGCCCTGATCGCCGTCTACACCGGCGTCGACCCGGCCGAGGTCACCGGTCGCGGCACCGGCATCAACGACGAGACGCACGCCCGCAAGGTCGAGGTCGTCCGCCGCGCCCTGGAGTTCCACCAGCCCGACCCGGCCGACCCGATCACCGTCCTCGCCGCCCTCGGCGGCCTGGAGCACGCGGCCATGATCGGTCTGATCCTCGGCGGCGCCTCGCTGCGCACGCCGGTGATCCTGGACGGCGTCAGCGCCGGCGCCGCCGCCCTGGTGGCCCGGGCCATCGCCCCCGAGGCGCTGGCGGCCTGCATCGCCGGCCACCGCAGCGCCGAACCGGGCCATGTCGCGGCCCTCAACAAGCTGGGCCTGCGCCCGCTGGTCGACCTCGACCTGCGGCTCGGCGAGGGCACCGGCGCACTGCTCGCGCTGCCCGTCGTGCAGAGCGCCGCCCGCGCGATGCACGAGGTCGCCACCTTCGACTCCGCCGGAGTCACCGAGAAGAGCTGA
- the cbiE gene encoding precorrin-6y C5,15-methyltransferase (decarboxylating) subunit CbiE, protein MADRVTVIGWDGSPLTAAGRSALGAATLVAGAAHHLALPEVPPAAERIRLGSVTLAARRIAQHRGTAVVLADGDPGFFGVVRTLRAPEYGLEVEVVPAVSSVAAAFARAGMPWDDAQVVVAHSRDLRRAVNVCRAHTKVAVLTSPGAGPAELALLLEGVHRTFVICEDLGTEREQVTVLTSDKVADHVWRDPNVVIVVGGSPSGAAAQGTGWMAGAPVNRAGDPTGPRGWGLPGRAYGGALGEGESVQLRTAQLARLGPRVGDLVWDIGSGSGAAAVEAARFGAAVIAVDADPDACDRAAALARRHGVQLQAVHGRAPQILEDLPEPDVVRIGVGGADVVTACAARRPERIVTHAATRDEAETLGRALADGGYEVECALLQSVELDTSVWVERERSVVFLLSGYRVPHP, encoded by the coding sequence ATGGCCGACCGGGTCACGGTGATCGGCTGGGACGGCTCTCCGCTGACCGCCGCCGGCCGCTCCGCCCTCGGTGCCGCGACCCTCGTCGCCGGCGCCGCCCACCACCTCGCGCTGCCCGAGGTCCCGCCGGCCGCCGAACGCATCCGGCTCGGCAGCGTCACCCTGGCCGCCCGCCGCATCGCCCAGCACCGCGGCACCGCCGTCGTCCTCGCCGACGGCGACCCCGGCTTCTTCGGCGTCGTCCGCACCCTGCGCGCCCCCGAATACGGCCTGGAGGTCGAGGTGGTGCCGGCCGTCTCCTCCGTCGCCGCCGCCTTCGCCCGGGCCGGTATGCCCTGGGACGACGCCCAGGTCGTCGTCGCCCACAGCCGCGACCTGCGCCGCGCGGTCAACGTCTGCCGCGCCCACACCAAGGTCGCGGTGCTCACCTCGCCCGGCGCCGGACCCGCCGAACTCGCCCTCCTCCTGGAAGGTGTGCACCGCACCTTCGTCATCTGCGAGGACCTCGGCACCGAACGGGAACAGGTGACGGTCCTCACATCCGACAAGGTCGCCGACCACGTCTGGCGCGACCCCAACGTCGTCATCGTCGTGGGCGGTTCGCCTTCCGGTGCCGCCGCCCAGGGCACCGGCTGGATGGCCGGAGCCCCCGTCAACAGGGCCGGCGATCCGACCGGCCCGCGCGGCTGGGGACTTCCCGGCCGGGCCTACGGCGGCGCCCTCGGCGAGGGCGAGTCCGTGCAGCTGCGCACCGCCCAACTCGCCCGCCTCGGGCCGCGGGTGGGCGACCTGGTCTGGGACATCGGCTCGGGCAGCGGCGCGGCCGCGGTGGAGGCCGCGCGGTTCGGCGCCGCGGTCATCGCGGTCGACGCCGACCCCGACGCCTGCGACCGCGCCGCCGCCCTGGCCCGCCGGCACGGCGTCCAACTCCAGGCCGTGCACGGCCGTGCGCCGCAGATCCTGGAGGACCTCCCGGAGCCCGACGTGGTCCGCATCGGCGTCGGGGGAGCGGACGTGGTCACCGCCTGCGCGGCCCGCCGCCCCGAGCGGATCGTCACCCACGCCGCGACCCGCGACGAGGCCGAGACGCTCGGCCGGGCACTCGCCGACGGCGGCTACGAAGTCGAGTGCGCGCTGCTGCAGTCCGTGGAACTCGACACTTCCGTTTGGGTCGAACGTGAACGCTCTGTGGTGTTTTTGCTGAGCGGCTATCGCGTTCCTCACCCGTGA
- the cobA gene encoding uroporphyrinogen-III C-methyltransferase, whose product MAEPVVEPAAYPVGLRLSGRRVVVLGAGQVAQRRLPALLAAGADVLLVSPSATASVEAMVDAGELRWERRRYRPGDLDGAWYALISTDDPEANAAASQEAEERRVWAVRSDDAEAATAWTPATGRSEGVTVAVLTGRDPRRSAAVRDAIVEGLRDGSIAAPHHRRPHTPGVALVGGGPGDPDLITVRGRRLLAEADVVIADRLGPRDLLAELPPHVEVIDAAKIPYGRFMAQEAINNALIEHAKAGKAVVRLKGGDPFVFGRGMEEAQALADAGIPCTVVPGISSTISVPGAAGIPVTHRGVAHEFTVVSGHVAPDDERSLVDWPALAALRGTLVVLMGVENSGAIAAKLIECGRPADTPAAVVQEGTTAAQRRVDATLATLGETVRTEGVRPPAVIVIGDVVGLTPAAPSH is encoded by the coding sequence ATGGCCGAACCCGTCGTCGAACCCGCTGCCTACCCCGTCGGACTGCGGCTGTCCGGCCGCCGTGTGGTCGTTCTGGGAGCGGGCCAGGTCGCCCAGCGCCGGCTCCCCGCACTCCTCGCCGCAGGCGCCGACGTCCTGCTGGTCTCCCCGTCCGCCACCGCCTCCGTCGAGGCGATGGTCGACGCCGGCGAACTCCGCTGGGAGCGCCGCCGCTACCGCCCCGGCGACCTCGACGGCGCCTGGTACGCGCTGATCTCCACCGACGACCCCGAGGCCAACGCCGCCGCCTCCCAGGAGGCCGAGGAGCGCCGCGTCTGGGCCGTCCGCTCCGACGACGCCGAGGCCGCCACCGCCTGGACGCCGGCCACCGGCCGCAGCGAGGGCGTCACGGTGGCCGTCCTCACCGGCCGCGACCCGCGCCGTTCCGCGGCCGTCCGCGACGCCATCGTCGAGGGCCTGCGCGACGGCAGCATCGCCGCCCCGCACCACCGCCGCCCGCACACCCCCGGTGTGGCGCTGGTCGGCGGCGGCCCCGGCGACCCCGACCTGATCACCGTTCGCGGCCGCCGCCTCCTCGCCGAGGCCGACGTCGTCATCGCCGACCGGCTCGGCCCGCGCGATCTGCTCGCCGAACTCCCGCCGCACGTCGAGGTCATCGACGCCGCCAAGATCCCCTACGGGCGGTTCATGGCCCAGGAGGCGATCAACAACGCCCTGATCGAGCACGCCAAGGCCGGCAAGGCCGTGGTCCGGCTCAAGGGCGGCGACCCGTTCGTCTTCGGCCGCGGCATGGAGGAGGCCCAGGCACTCGCCGACGCCGGCATCCCCTGCACCGTCGTCCCCGGCATCTCCAGCACCATCTCCGTCCCCGGCGCCGCCGGCATCCCCGTCACCCACCGCGGCGTCGCCCACGAGTTCACCGTCGTCAGTGGCCATGTCGCCCCCGACGACGAGCGCTCCCTGGTCGACTGGCCCGCACTGGCCGCGCTCCGCGGCACCCTCGTCGTCCTGATGGGCGTGGAGAACAGCGGCGCCATCGCCGCCAAGCTCATAGAGTGCGGCCGCCCCGCCGACACCCCCGCCGCCGTCGTCCAGGAGGGCACCACCGCCGCCCAGCGCCGCGTGGACGCCACCCTCGCCACCCTCGGCGAGACCGTACGCACCGAGGGCGTCCGCCCGCCGGCCGTCATCGTCATCGGCGACGTCGTCGGCCTCACCCCCGCCGCCCCGTCGCACTGA
- a CDS encoding serine/threonine protein kinase, whose product MAMMRLRREDPRVVGSFRLHRRLGAGGMGVVYLGSDKRGQRVALKVIRPDLAEDQEFRSRFAREVSAARRIRGGCTARLVAADLDADRPWFATQYVPGPSLHDKVNEEGPLSPAQVAAIGAALSEGLLAVHDAGVVHRDLKPSNILLSPKGPRIIDFGIAWATGASTLTHVGTAVGSPGFLAPEQVRGAAVTPATDIFSLGATLAYACTADSPFGQGSSEVMLYRVVHEEAQLAGVPDALAPLLASCLAKDPADRPSTLSLSLRLKEIAAREAHGHSAGAWENSPGDEDGWGRAERRPAERPTGRRAEEYARQRTERGTGGTSAPRPARPAGSRDAAARDRGPASSGGAARTGGRATGQRPASRPTGRNGSRTPPRTGAGGRRPGPDRRLLRQRVVVFVVVTLLVALGIAAAQGCQGPTRGLGGERPVSVASHDAGSAAGGTAGGGARRH is encoded by the coding sequence ATGGCGATGATGCGGCTCCGGCGCGAGGACCCGCGTGTCGTCGGATCGTTCCGACTGCACCGCCGGCTCGGCGCGGGCGGGATGGGCGTGGTCTACCTCGGCTCGGACAAGCGCGGGCAGCGGGTCGCATTGAAGGTGATCCGGCCGGATCTGGCGGAGGATCAGGAGTTCCGGTCGCGGTTCGCCCGCGAGGTCTCGGCCGCCCGGCGGATCCGCGGCGGCTGTACGGCGCGGCTGGTGGCGGCGGACCTGGACGCCGACCGTCCGTGGTTCGCGACCCAGTACGTCCCCGGTCCCTCGCTGCACGACAAGGTGAACGAGGAGGGACCGCTCTCCCCCGCGCAGGTCGCCGCCATCGGGGCGGCGCTGTCCGAGGGGCTGCTGGCCGTCCACGACGCGGGTGTGGTGCACCGGGATCTGAAGCCGTCCAACATCCTGCTGTCGCCCAAGGGTCCGCGGATCATCGACTTCGGGATCGCCTGGGCGACCGGGGCCAGCACGCTGACGCACGTCGGAACGGCCGTCGGGTCGCCCGGCTTCCTGGCACCGGAGCAGGTGCGCGGCGCGGCGGTGACGCCGGCCACCGACATCTTCTCGCTGGGCGCCACCCTCGCGTACGCCTGCACCGCGGACTCGCCGTTCGGGCAGGGCAGTTCGGAGGTCATGCTCTACCGCGTGGTCCACGAGGAGGCGCAGCTGGCCGGGGTGCCGGACGCGCTGGCGCCGCTGCTCGCGTCATGCCTGGCCAAGGACCCGGCGGACCGGCCCAGCACGCTGTCGCTGTCGCTGCGGCTGAAGGAGATCGCGGCCCGCGAGGCGCACGGGCACTCGGCCGGGGCGTGGGAGAACTCGCCGGGCGACGAGGACGGCTGGGGCCGCGCGGAGCGGCGGCCTGCGGAGCGTCCGACCGGGCGGCGCGCCGAGGAGTACGCGCGTCAGCGGACCGAGCGGGGTACGGGGGGTACGTCCGCGCCGCGGCCGGCCCGGCCCGCGGGGTCGCGGGACGCGGCGGCGCGGGATCGGGGTCCCGCGTCGTCGGGCGGCGCCGCGCGGACCGGTGGACGGGCCACCGGGCAGCGGCCGGCCTCGCGGCCCACGGGGCGAAACGGTTCGCGTACGCCGCCGCGCACGGGTGCGGGCGGCCGGCGGCCGGGTCCGGACCGGCGGCTGCTGCGGCAGCGCGTGGTGGTGTTCGTGGTGGTGACGTTGCTGGTGGCGCTGGGGATCGCGGCGGCCCAGGGATGCCAGGGCCCGACCCGTGGGCTCGGCGGCGAGCGGCCGGTGAGCGTGGCGTCGCATGACGCCGGGAGCGCGGCCGGTGGTACGGCCGGTGGCGGGGCACGGCGGCACTGA
- a CDS encoding RNA methyltransferase, translating to MAEIITVDDPDDPRLGDYTGLTDVELRRRREPAEGLFIAEGEKVIRRARHAGYEMRSMLLSAKWVDVMRDVIDEVPAPVYAVSPDLAERVTGYHVHRGALASMQRKPLPTAAELLTGARRIAVMEAVNDHTNIGAIFRSAAALGMDAVLLSPDCADPLYRRSVKVSMGAVFSVPYARLETWPRDLAVVREAGFSLLALTPADGARALDEVAPHTLERAALMLGAEGGGLTTGALRAADEWVRIPMAHGVDSLNVGAAAAVAFYAVTATPHTPATTPPTASPQTPPTAPPHTSAAAAPHPPATAPPHTPVADPPHTPE from the coding sequence GTGGCAGAAATCATCACCGTCGACGACCCGGACGACCCGCGGCTGGGCGACTACACCGGCCTCACCGACGTCGAGCTGCGGCGCCGCCGCGAACCGGCCGAAGGACTCTTCATCGCCGAGGGCGAGAAGGTCATCCGCCGCGCCCGGCACGCCGGCTACGAGATGCGCTCCATGCTGCTCTCGGCCAAGTGGGTCGACGTGATGCGGGACGTCATCGACGAGGTCCCGGCCCCGGTCTACGCCGTCAGCCCGGACCTCGCCGAGCGGGTGACGGGCTATCACGTGCACCGCGGCGCCCTCGCCTCCATGCAGCGCAAGCCGTTGCCGACGGCCGCCGAACTCCTCACCGGCGCCCGCCGGATCGCGGTCATGGAAGCGGTCAACGACCACACCAACATCGGTGCCATCTTCCGCAGCGCCGCCGCCCTGGGCATGGACGCGGTGCTGCTCTCCCCGGACTGCGCCGACCCGCTCTACCGCCGCTCGGTGAAGGTCTCCATGGGCGCGGTCTTCTCGGTCCCGTACGCCCGTCTGGAGACCTGGCCGCGGGACCTGGCCGTCGTCCGGGAGGCGGGTTTCAGCCTGCTCGCGCTGACCCCGGCCGACGGGGCCCGGGCCCTCGACGAGGTCGCCCCGCACACCCTCGAACGGGCCGCGCTGATGCTCGGCGCGGAGGGCGGCGGCCTGACCACGGGCGCCCTGCGCGCCGCCGACGAATGGGTCCGCATCCCCATGGCCCACGGCGTCGACTCCCTCAACGTCGGCGCCGCCGCCGCAGTCGCCTTCTACGCGGTCACCGCCACACCCCACACACCGGCCACGACACCGCCCACCGCCTCTCCCCAAACGCCGCCCACCGCTCCTCCCCACACGTCGGCCGCTGCTGCTCCCCACCCACCGGCCACCGCTCCTCCCCACACACCGGTCGCCGACCCGCCGCACACGCCGGAATAA
- a CDS encoding GNAT family N-acetyltransferase — translation MTSTFPDISLSTDRLVLRALDEDDIPALAAMMNDELVAAWTAVPQPFTEDAARNWVTRYAPTERIAGRGLDLAVTEFLTQRLVGIVQLGNTNWRVRSTELSYIVGSWARGEGYASEAALATARWLFQDQKFERLELRTAAGNTASQQVAQKIGCISEGVLRSACIARTRADDGTWSDLRTDQIVWSLLPEDLDGLPDQTVGASGFAYPEWN, via the coding sequence ATGACATCCACCTTTCCGGACATCTCCCTCAGCACGGACCGGTTGGTGCTGCGCGCGCTCGACGAGGACGACATCCCCGCCCTGGCCGCGATGATGAACGACGAACTGGTCGCCGCCTGGACCGCGGTGCCCCAGCCCTTCACCGAGGACGCCGCCCGCAACTGGGTCACCCGCTACGCGCCCACCGAACGCATCGCCGGACGCGGCCTGGACCTCGCCGTCACCGAGTTCCTCACCCAGCGCCTGGTCGGCATCGTCCAGCTCGGCAACACCAACTGGCGGGTCCGCTCCACCGAGCTCTCCTACATCGTCGGCTCCTGGGCCCGCGGCGAGGGCTACGCCTCCGAGGCGGCCCTGGCCACCGCCCGCTGGCTCTTCCAGGACCAGAAGTTCGAGCGCCTGGAACTCCGCACCGCCGCCGGCAACACCGCCTCCCAGCAGGTCGCCCAGAAGATCGGCTGCATCAGCGAGGGAGTGCTCCGCAGCGCCTGCATAGCCCGGACCCGCGCGGACGACGGCACCTGGAGCGACCTCCGCACCGACCAGATCGTCTGGAGCCTGCTCCCCGAGGACCTCGACGGACTCCCCGACCAGACCGTCGGCGCGAGCGGCTTCGCCTACCCCGAGTGGAACTGA